Genomic segment of Panicum virgatum strain AP13 chromosome 2K, P.virgatum_v5, whole genome shotgun sequence:
acttttttgaaatatttgtgCAATGCCATCTCAAGTTGTACATAAATCTTACTAGTGAAGGGAACAAAAGGCTTCTCGTATCCATTTTCCCTTGTGGAGACAGAAAGAGAATCCATAAGATAAGTTGCATTTTTCTAAGCATTTTCAGATTTTCTTTACACGATTGTAAATGTGGGTACAAAATTGTGAATTGAGTTGGTTATGTAACTCTGATTTTACCTTTATTTTCAACAATGTACATCAGCAGAGTATGCTGTCAAATAATAATATCTGGCTACCAAGCCTCACCAGATTTTCCACCTTGTATAATCTCTGTAAAAACGTGTACATGTCAGGTTTCGCAAACAAGCTGATTGGAGCGACAAAGAATTCTGAAGTCCCTATTATAATTGATGGGATCCTCAAATTGGAGCGCAGTATATTATCGGCAAACGAAAATGCAACTGTCTCAAAGCATACCAATCCGGAGGCGAAGTGCCTTTTGTCATTAAAACGAACCCACCACGAGATCTGCCCGCGGACCATCATCACAGCTGCCCCAAGATCAAGTTAATATGGTGATCGTCAAATGCCCATCACACATTAGTTCACTATATTACGTCAAGATGCCATTACATCACATTTCATTATGAGCAGTTGGGCATGCTGTCACCAGCAACATGTCTAATtgattactccctccgtccggaaatgatctacatattttgactaggaaaagtcaaactttataaactttgactaataattagttaaattatatgtataattagtttataaaatttatgTCAATACATATGTATTCAAAGAGGTTTTGAGATGACATTGAGTTATTCGTAATTGACATTATATTCTAAGTGATTAATAAAAGTCAAACTTTACTTCGAATGACTTTCTCTAGTCAAAATATGTAGATCATttccgaacggagggagtatcatcTAAAAAGATAGCAGTGTGCATCTAAGCAAGCAGTAGAATTTGATGTTTAAGTTTTGCTTCCATGAATACACATACGCATTGTTAGAATACTAATACTACAATAGTTCTGCTCGTAATCATCATTTCCTGCTACAGCAATCTGTGTCCTTCCCAGCCGCAGTGTTGACTTGTCGGTTGAGATAGGCTTCATAGATCTCCACGACAAGCCTCGGGTCCTTCTCAACAAGCTCCTTGTATTCTTCCCGATCTGCTAGTGTGGACATATTGTCCATAAGCACAGAAAGGGAGGCCTCCAGCAGCTGTTTTGCACTGTGGCGATGTGCAAATGCGTAGTGGGCAATGGCATTTTCATTGTTCACTTTGGATGTTATGAACTTCTCACAGTAGGTCTTCAGGTGCTTTACTTCATACTTCTCAGCCAACACCAAGAGATCAGATGCCATTTGCTCATCTAGAAGAGCTTCTGCTGTGTACATGTAATGGACAAAAGTACGAAGCACGTCATAGGACACATCAAAGATTTTGATGATGCCACTCCTGCTCTCTTCCATCTCATTCTCAAGCATCGCTCTGAAAACAGGAGATCTGCTTGCCTGTTTGAAAGGAAAAGATCAGTTCAATGTACAAGGCAATtctaatgcaacaaaaattgcaACCAATCCTGAGAGGTCAATTAACACAAAAATGAGGAATATTTTGAGCAAAACTAACTAAACACTATTGAGGTGAAGCTCAAGCAACTGGAGAAATTAGAAGAATGTTAGCATGACTATAAATAAAAGGTAAAGTTGAAGCTACCAGCTGAAATTTGCTTAGTACCTATGCATCTGCTAGAATATGCATCGGTATGCATTGGCATATGGAAACATAAAGAGTCAAGCACTGCATCCAAATAGTTCATAGATCACAGATTCTAAACGAAAAGGTGCGGCAGTTAATGAATATATTTGTTACCATGTGAAAATAATCCCATCCTCGAGCAAAACTAAAAATGTGCATGTGTAAGTGACTATGTCATGTAGTTAATCAGCATTCACCACTGAGACTGGCACGATTAACATTTTATTATATGCATGTGACTGTGCCAGGATAATCAGGACTAACATGTAACCATGGTGCATAGTCCAGGCATCTCTAATACACTGTATCATAGGTTAAGGAAGAGAGAGTGATCTACCTCGTAGATACAGTTATTCCAATGCATCAAATTTTAGGTTAGTTTTAACAAAGCAAAACAATTATAGCACGGCCATTTAAGCTATGGGGCTATGGGGCCAACAAACATATTTTAGATACAGTTGTTGCTCCAATAATTCAAGCCATAAATAAGCACCACTTCGCCCCATCATTTAGATGATATGGCAAGCATTAAGATATGGTTGTTGGCATGTAGCATTATAATTGCTTTCAAGCATTTCGAAAGTCTAAATTGTCCATCGATTGATCTCGAGAAAAAATAAAAGTATGATCTCCTATTGCCCACTCCCTTGAATCAAGATCGATTGTATTGAACACGGATATATGTATGATTTGTTACATTCAGAAAAAATACAAACCGTGAAGGTTTTTCATATGTGTGCAAAATTTGTTCCATCCACAGCATACTTCTGGTAAATTTAGTATTTTTTATGTTTTACCTGTTTGGATAGTTTCACCAATTTCTCATGTGTCACATTCTGATCTGCAACCGAAATGACCATAGAGAAATTCACAAATAAGTACACGTCAAGAACTCTCAGG
This window contains:
- the LOC120666205 gene encoding BTB/POZ domain-containing protein At4g08455-like, with the translated sequence MWCQSCKEEYEVEDAGTCKECYEEASETEEELKREIDDLRARLLFLRLPSPTLDAASAPHSDLLLHAIPSCSSSGAGGDGGDAARAPYTPAVPAHRVILASRSPVFRAMLENEMEESRSGIIKIFDVSYDVLRTFVHYMYTAEALLDEQMASDLLVLAEKYEVKHLKTYCEKFITSKVNNENAIAHYAFAHRHSAKQLLEASLSVLMDNMSTLADREEYKELVEKDPRLVVEIYEAYLNRQVNTAAGKDTDCCSRK